A DNA window from Microcystis aeruginosa NIES-843 contains the following coding sequences:
- a CDS encoding DUF1830 domain-containing protein, with protein MAQILDPLPNGKKNSILCCYVNATSHIQIVRITNIANWYFERVVFPGQRLVFETLADAFLEIHTGMMASAILSDNIPCERLYISDGDDDDSDGQLEGEIFYPHSLEESQGAKIDNTVPFGLSLASA; from the coding sequence ATGGCACAGATTCTCGATCCCCTCCCCAACGGCAAGAAAAATAGTATTCTTTGTTGCTATGTCAATGCGACCAGTCATATTCAAATTGTTCGCATCACCAATATTGCTAACTGGTATTTTGAAAGGGTGGTTTTCCCCGGGCAGCGTTTAGTATTTGAGACCCTAGCGGATGCTTTCTTAGAGATTCATACGGGGATGATGGCCAGTGCCATCCTTTCCGATAACATCCCCTGTGAACGCCTTTATATCAGCGATGGGGATGACGATGACTCCGATGGTCAACTAGAGGGGGAAATATTCTACCCCCATTCCCTAGAGGAAAGTCAAGGGGCGAAAATTGACAATACCGTACCCTTCGGTTTAAGTTTAGCTTCCGCCTAG